The Longimicrobium sp. region GGGCTGAACACCCCGCCCACCTTCTGCCCGTGCTCGTCGCTCAGCACCTCGACGCCGAAGGTGAAGGCCGACACGTCGGTGATCACCACCTCGCCCGGGTCGATCTGGCGCGCCTCGATTCCCGACAGCACCGCCGCGCCCAGCGCCACCGCCTCGTCGGGGCTGACCTCGGTGCGCAGCGTGCGCCCGCCGAAGTACTCGCTCACGAAGCGGCGCACCAGCGGGGTGCGGGTGGAGCCGCCCACCATCAGCACGGTGTCGATCTCCTCCGCGCGCAGCCCCTTCTCCGCCAGCGCCTGGTCCAGCTGCGCGCGCGTCGATTCCACCAGGTCGAAGACCAGCGACTCGAACTCGTCGCGGGTGACGGCGCGCTCGAAGTCGATGGGGTCGCCCTCGGGGCTCATCCCCGCGTTCTCGATCATCACCTGCACCGACTCCTGCGACGACAGCTCCTCCTTCGCGTGCTTCGCGGCCGCCTTCAGCTTCTGCCGGTTGCGGGGACTGGCGAAGAGGTCGACGCCCGCGGCACGCATGCACTCGCGGCGCAGGAAGTCCATCAGGCGCTCGTCGAGGTCCTTGCCGCCCAGCTCGGCGTTGCCGGTGCTGGCCAGCACGTCGAGGTAGCCCTCGCTGAGCTCCAGCACGGTCACGTCCAGCGTGCCGCCGCCCAGGTCGTAGACCACGATCTTCTCCTCCACCCCGGGGCGCTCGATCCCGTACGCCAGCGCGGCCGCGGTGGGCTCGTTGATCAGCCGGCGGCAGCGCACCCCGGCGATCTCGGCCGCGTCCTGGGTGGCGCGGCGCTGCCGGTCGTTGAAGTACGCGGGGACGGTGATGACCGCCTCGGTGACGGGCTCGCCGAGGTACTTCTCCGCCTCCTGCTTGAGGTGGCGGAGGATGCGGGCGGAGATCTCCTGCGGGGTGAACTCCTCGGCGCCGATGCTGACGCGCTCCTCGCCCCCCATCTTCCGCTTGACCTCCTGCACCGCGCGGTCGGGCTTGGGGATCAGCAGCTTTTCCGCGCTCTCGCCCACGCGCAGCTGGCCGTCGGTGTCCACGGCCACCACCGAGGGAAGGATTCCCTGCACCGATCCGGCGACCTCGCGGATCAGCATCGGTCTGCCGTTCTTCAGCACGGCCACCTCGGAGGTCGAGGTGCCCAGGTCGATCCCCACGATCATTGCGAACCTCTCCTCACAAGTGGGTGCTCAGAAGGTCTGTCGAGTTTACGAGTCCTGAGTCCTGAGTCCTAAGTCCTAAGTC contains the following coding sequences:
- a CDS encoding Hsp70 family protein gives rise to the protein MIVGIDLGTSTSEVAVLKNGRPMLIREVAGSVQGILPSVVAVDTDGQLRVGESAEKLLIPKPDRAVQEVKRKMGGEERVSIGAEEFTPQEISARILRHLKQEAEKYLGEPVTEAVITVPAYFNDRQRRATQDAAEIAGVRCRRLINEPTAAALAYGIERPGVEEKIVVYDLGGGTLDVTVLELSEGYLDVLASTGNAELGGKDLDERLMDFLRRECMRAAGVDLFASPRNRQKLKAAAKHAKEELSSQESVQVMIENAGMSPEGDPIDFERAVTRDEFESLVFDLVESTRAQLDQALAEKGLRAEEIDTVLMVGGSTRTPLVRRFVSEYFGGRTLRTEVSPDEAVALGAAVLSGIEARQIDPGEVVITDVSAFTFGVEVLSDEHGQKVGGVFSPIIRRNTTIPCTRTETYFTSSDFQQQVHVKLFQGDARFVRDNTPVGDFLHQISAPGPEGQPFEIQMSYNLDGIIEVVARDTRGRETGLRLQPDRAVMSDDEKARARARIDDAHPGALTAAAAPAPRAAPAAGSDDAAGGDGEAWKRSPLYAKVAALLRHAETRMAQLEPGARARVDHLASELKAALAAGDAERVAEREQQLIDTLFELD